CCCCTAAAGAGAGAAAGAAACCTGTCTTCATACTCATGGAATAGTCCCCATCTATCGAGCTCTCTCTTTAGCATGGACGGGTCAGTTTCACCCCTTTCAACCTGTCTGAATAGCTCTTCGATCCTTAACCTGGCATCCATTGGCACACCAGCACTATCTATATTTAACAGACCTCTTCTTCCCAGCTCAAAGATGTTACTTCTTATCGAACCTTCGGTTAATTCCTTAATAAATTTTAACAGTGAAACATCCCATAAATCATCAACACCCTTAATAATTGCGGCGAGCATATCCCCTTCCTTTTCTATTTTCTCATTTAGTGTACCCGCTACCACAGGCAAGGGGTCTGATACAATTGATAGTGCTTCCGGCCTGGGTTCGTTCTTATAATTGTAGAAAAGTCCAGGTGCATGAGGTCCATACTCCTTAATTACCACTTCAAGATATCTTCTTGCGTTTTCACCGAATCCTTCCAGATTTAAAAGGTATGAAGGTGTTACTATCCTTGGCCTCTCCGCACTGACTTTTCCTGCCCTGATAATTGTTTCTTCCTTCTTTGACGAAGGGTGTACCAGTTCAGTATATACAGGCACAGTTAGTAAATAGTAATTCACACGAGTAATGCCAAAAGTAGCCAGTTGCTGTGTTGGCAACCTTAATACCTCGGTATTATCTATCGCATATCTAATTCTTTCATCTCCGATTTCCATTAACCCACCCCTTGGATACAGCTCTGAGCTTTTCATTCTGAGGGCGGATGATAACGGGTCTGCTTAAGCGCATACTCGCAATTCATCTCCAGTGGTGCTTAAATCCAATTTCAAATATCCCCCTGAACCCATTCTACATCGATTTCAATGTAGCTTCAAGCGAATCCATTTTATCCGGGAAATCAGTGATGCTGAAACGGGAGATACTGAAACAAGTTCAGCATGGCAAGGTGGAAGAAATCAGCTATCTTAAGCCAGATATTAAAGATTAATGGTGTGTGATGTGCAGGAAAAAGCGGTCAATATTTATCCAAACGCCTATGTCGTTCTGAGAAGCCCAATTCATCGGGGACCGAAGAATCTCTCGAACTGGGTGAAAGGTTTAGATTCTTCCCCCGAGGCCGAGGCCGACAGGTCGGCCGACACTTTAGCTCAGGTCGGCTGATGCTTTGGCCAAAATCGAGGTCAGAATGACAACTGCTTTATCTTCGTGGCAACAAAAATGGGTCATCTGCTAATATGTACAGTGGAGCTAAGTATTACCCGCTTTCTTTGAAGTTCTAAACGATACTAGCTATCGTGTATCGACCCTATCCGAGTGGGATCGGTGCAGCACTACACTAAAAAATTCAATAGTAATGGTGCGATAACTTGTTCATTCCCATACCGCGCGAGGAAGAGCGTACTACAAGTGGTTGGAAACCTTTCAATGTGATGAGGTGGCCGGTATATTTATTGGGGCTGTAGACAAGCCTGATAGCTGGGGCAAGGCTGGGCAAAGGTGATATAATGAGAACCAAGGTTAAAAGCAGTGTACAGCTTGCATCCACCGAGGCACTGGTGCTAGGTGAATTAGAAGCTTGGCTGAATAGAACTGGTTCGGCTGGACGGTGTCTCATCGCATCGATGCCCTCGCTTCCGAATGGAGGCAAAGGATATTGCGACCTATAAGCATTCAGGGTGGGGTTATGAAGAGTACGATTAGCTAAGTGGTGGCACCGCCAATGGGGAGGAGTGGGAGGAAACATTTGCACATCGCCCATTTAAGCCTGACCAACTTCCGTAATTACCATCGCCTTGAGCTCGATCTACCGCCACACCTGGCGGTGCTCCAGGGCGGTAATGCTCAGGGTAAGACCAACCTCCTTGAGGCGATCTATCTCCTGTCCACTGCCAAGTCCCATCGTGCTACTGCGGAGCGGGAACTGATCAACTGGTCCACCTCAAGGGAGGAGCACCCGGTGGCCCGCCTGGTGGCCCGGGTTCAGAAAACGATGGAAAGCCTTCGGGTAGAGCTCGCCCTGAACGTAGCATATACCAGTCCTGAGGCTCATGTTCAAAAGCGGATCAGGGTAAATGGCGTGCCCCGCCGCGCCATCGACCTGGTCGGTCGGGTCAACGTAGTGCTCTTTAGCTCTCAGGACATTGACCTAATTGGCAGTACACCCTCGCTGCGTCGCCGCTACCTGGACATGACAAACTCCCAGGTCAATTCAAGATACCTCAGCGCCCTTCAGAAGTACAATAAGGTGCTCCTGCAGCGAAACCACCTCCTGAGGTTAATCGGGGAGCGGCGTGCTGATGGGAGCCAGCTTGACTTCTGGGACCAGGAATTGCTGGAACAAGGTTCCTATCTCATAGCGCAGCGTGAGCTCATGGTAGATGA
This genomic interval from Dehalococcoidia bacterium contains the following:
- the recF gene encoding DNA replication/repair protein RecF gives rise to the protein MHIAHLSLTNFRNYHRLELDLPPHLAVLQGGNAQGKTNLLEAIYLLSTAKSHRATAERELINWSTSREEHPVARLVARVQKTMESLRVELALNVAYTSPEAHVQKRIRVNGVPRRAIDLVGRVNVVLFSSQDIDLIGSTPSLRRRYLDMTNSQVNSRYLSALQKYNKVLLQRNHLLRLIGERRADGSQLDFWDQELLEQGSYLIAQRELMVDEINELAQPIHHQITAGREELSINYLPSTGTMDFGDRLRDVRKREIARGMSLVGPHRDDLVFMVGDVNMNVYSSRGQQRTIALSLKLAEARFMRLKIGDEPILLLDDVISELDAARRHQLLGSIASYQQVVITTTDLDHFDPGFLAGAVLFGVSEGRINSL